From one Microbacterium sp. 10M-3C3 genomic stretch:
- the menC gene encoding o-succinylbenzoate synthase, whose translation MPDPLHPVSVRSVELRVLHIPLVAPFTTSFGTEDVREVIIVRVETADGTGWGEVVTQAAPLYSSEYTHGAWDVLTRFLIPALLERGTVAPHEVAPALEPIVGHRMAKAGLELAILDAALRAEGRSLASHLGAVRDRVPSGVSVGIQRDPAALVETVRGYLAEGYVRIKIKIKPGRDLADTAAVRAAFPDIPLQVDANSAYTLTDADTLAGLDDFDLLLVEQPLQEDDLVDHATLARRLRTPVCLDESIVSRKAAADALALGAASVVNIKAGRVGGYLEAVAIHDLCRAAGIPVWCGGMLETGIGRAANAALAALPGFTLPGDVSAASRFYARDIVTEPAVLDDGHVRVPTGPGLGVEIDTAALEEHTMRREVVRA comes from the coding sequence ATGCCGGATCCGCTGCATCCCGTTTCCGTGCGGTCGGTCGAGCTGCGCGTGCTGCACATCCCGCTCGTCGCGCCCTTCACGACGTCGTTCGGCACGGAGGACGTGCGCGAGGTCATCATCGTGCGCGTCGAAACGGCCGACGGCACCGGCTGGGGCGAGGTCGTCACGCAAGCGGCGCCGCTGTACTCGAGCGAGTACACGCACGGCGCGTGGGACGTGCTGACGCGCTTCCTGATCCCCGCCCTCCTCGAGCGGGGCACCGTCGCACCGCACGAGGTCGCGCCCGCGCTCGAGCCGATCGTCGGACACCGGATGGCGAAGGCCGGGCTCGAGCTCGCGATCCTCGACGCCGCCCTGCGCGCCGAGGGCCGGAGCCTCGCGTCGCACCTCGGCGCCGTGCGCGACCGCGTGCCGTCGGGCGTGTCGGTCGGCATCCAGCGCGACCCCGCCGCCCTCGTCGAGACCGTCCGGGGCTACCTCGCCGAGGGCTACGTGCGCATCAAGATCAAGATCAAGCCCGGACGCGACCTCGCCGACACCGCTGCCGTGCGCGCGGCGTTCCCCGACATCCCGCTGCAGGTCGACGCGAACTCCGCGTACACCCTGACGGATGCCGACACGCTCGCCGGGCTCGACGACTTCGACCTGCTGCTGGTCGAGCAGCCGCTGCAAGAGGACGACCTCGTCGACCATGCGACGCTCGCGCGACGCCTGCGCACGCCGGTGTGCCTCGACGAATCGATCGTGTCGCGCAAGGCCGCCGCCGACGCGCTCGCTCTCGGCGCCGCATCCGTCGTCAACATCAAGGCGGGCCGGGTCGGCGGATACCTGGAGGCCGTCGCGATCCACGACCTGTGCCGCGCGGCCGGGATCCCGGTGTGGTGCGGCGGGATGCTGGAGACCGGCATCGGCCGCGCCGCCAACGCCGCGCTCGCCGCCCTCCCGGGCTTCACGCTGCCCGGCGACGTGTCGGCGGCGTCGCGGTTCTACGCGCGCGACATCGTCACCGAGCCCGCCGTGCTCGATGACGGGCACGTGCGTGTGCCGACCGGCCCGGGCCTCGGCGTCGAGATCGACACGGCCGCGCTCGAGGAGCACACCATGCGACGCGAGGTCGTCCGCGCGTGA
- a CDS encoding ATP-binding cassette domain-containing protein has protein sequence MNTSSTRVPAVRAEGLVKTFGENRAVDGVDLVVDAGTVYGVLGPNGAGKTTTLSMLATLLRPDGGRAEIFGHDVVRESHVVRQLIGLTGQFASVDESLSATENLVIFARLLGLSRADAKRRATELLEEFSLTEAAARPLAKFSGGMRRRLDLAASLIAQPPLIFLDEPTTGLDPRTRGQMWDTIRRLVATGSTVLLTTQYLDEADQLADRIAVIDHGRVVAEGTALELKASVGQASLLLRLAPGSDLHTAREVIRSVLDVPAVVSPEAARLTVPMRDPDRVTDLLVAFRAAGVHLSEFSVQQPTLDEVFLTLTGAPATQDESPAARLEGANA, from the coding sequence ATGAACACGTCATCCACCCGCGTCCCCGCGGTGCGTGCCGAGGGGCTCGTGAAGACCTTCGGCGAGAACCGCGCCGTCGACGGCGTCGACCTGGTCGTCGACGCCGGCACCGTCTACGGCGTCCTCGGCCCGAACGGCGCCGGCAAGACGACCACGCTCAGCATGCTCGCGACGCTCCTGCGGCCCGACGGCGGCCGCGCCGAGATCTTCGGCCACGACGTCGTCCGCGAGTCGCACGTCGTGCGCCAGCTGATCGGCCTCACCGGCCAGTTCGCCTCCGTCGACGAGTCGCTCTCGGCCACCGAGAATCTCGTGATCTTCGCGCGCCTGCTCGGCCTCTCCCGCGCCGACGCCAAGCGCAGGGCCACCGAGCTCCTCGAGGAGTTCTCGCTCACCGAGGCCGCCGCCCGTCCGCTCGCGAAGTTCTCCGGCGGGATGCGGCGCCGTCTCGACCTCGCCGCCTCGCTCATCGCGCAGCCCCCGCTCATCTTCCTCGACGAGCCCACCACGGGCCTCGACCCCCGCACGCGCGGGCAGATGTGGGACACCATCCGCCGCCTGGTCGCCACCGGGTCCACCGTGCTGCTGACGACGCAGTACCTGGACGAGGCCGACCAGCTCGCCGACCGCATCGCCGTCATCGACCACGGACGCGTCGTGGCAGAGGGCACCGCCCTCGAGCTGAAGGCGTCCGTCGGGCAGGCGTCGCTGCTGCTGCGGCTCGCTCCGGGGTCCGACCTCCACACCGCCCGCGAGGTCATCCGCAGTGTCCTCGACGTGCCCGCGGTCGTCTCGCCCGAGGCCGCGCGGCTCACGGTGCCGATGAGAGACCCCGACCGCGTCACCGATCTGCTCGTGGCCTTCCGTGCCGCGGGCGTCCACCTCAGCGAGTTCAGCGTGCAGCAGCCGACGCTCGACGAGGTGTTCCTCACCCTCACCGGCGCCCCCGCGACGCAGGACGAGAGCCCCGCCGCACGCCTGGAAGGAGCGAACGCATGA
- a CDS encoding SDR family oxidoreductase: MSSDFKPRHAIVTASDSGIGAATAIALAEAGLDVGVTWHSDEEGAQQTAEAVRARGSRAVVAQFDATDLAGAASVIDRLADELGGLDVFVNNAGGGSGGPVLDMDVDAWRQDIGLNLDGAFVAMQAAARRMAAADAGGRIIAITSVHEHQPRVGSAAYVAAKHGLGGLVKTMAQELGAQGITVNAVAPGEIATPINDMDAEDADRTHRPGIPLGRPGKPEEIAAVVAFLASPAASYVTGASWAVDGGMLQMGPQAGSHMTSDEWRSAGS, translated from the coding sequence ATGAGCAGCGACTTCAAGCCCCGCCACGCCATCGTCACCGCCTCCGACTCCGGCATCGGCGCCGCCACCGCGATCGCGCTCGCCGAAGCGGGCCTCGACGTCGGCGTGACGTGGCACTCCGACGAGGAAGGCGCGCAGCAGACCGCCGAGGCGGTGCGCGCCCGCGGCAGCCGGGCGGTCGTCGCGCAGTTCGACGCGACCGACCTCGCAGGCGCCGCATCCGTCATCGACCGCCTCGCCGACGAGCTCGGCGGGCTCGATGTGTTCGTCAACAACGCCGGCGGCGGATCGGGCGGACCGGTGCTCGACATGGACGTCGACGCGTGGCGGCAGGACATCGGCCTCAACCTCGACGGCGCGTTCGTCGCGATGCAGGCCGCGGCCCGGCGGATGGCGGCGGCCGACGCGGGCGGGCGGATCATCGCGATCACGAGCGTGCACGAGCACCAGCCTCGGGTCGGCAGCGCCGCGTACGTCGCCGCGAAGCACGGCCTCGGCGGGCTCGTGAAGACGATGGCGCAGGAGCTCGGCGCGCAGGGCATCACCGTCAACGCGGTCGCACCCGGCGAGATCGCGACGCCGATCAACGACATGGATGCCGAGGACGCCGATCGCACGCATCGTCCCGGCATCCCGCTCGGCCGCCCTGGCAAGCCCGAGGAGATCGCGGCTGTCGTCGCGTTCCTCGCCTCGCCGGCGGCGTCGTACGTCACCGGCGCGAGCTGGGCGGTGGACGGCGGGATGCTGCAGATGGGCCCGCAGGCCGGGTCCCACATGACGAGCGACGAGTGGCGTTCGGCCGGCAGCTGA
- a CDS encoding multidrug transporter: MSDDFDDKRRDQLTSAPDATEGDAAPRIDVSEHDGITRIDVRDDAAVRPGPGPGDPAAEPD, encoded by the coding sequence ATGAGCGACGACTTCGACGACAAGCGACGCGATCAGCTGACGAGCGCACCGGATGCGACCGAGGGTGACGCGGCGCCGCGCATCGACGTGAGCGAGCACGACGGCATCACGCGCATCGACGTGCGCGACGACGCCGCCGTGCGACCAGGGCCCGGCCCCGGAGACCCCGCCGCCGAGCCCGACTGA
- a CDS encoding AAA family ATPase: MQVRFFGGLAVAGDAGPIPIAGRNQQAVLFRLALDAGTTVSYRALAEDVWGLDQPDDPRASLQSLVSRLRRTLPAGVVAAVPGGYRLAMPRDAIDVVRFADLVRAARHAPDAATAARLARDALALWTGDPWTPSDGFDWAVRDLLEDRARAEAIVREAAAAAPPPTAPASIPAPLTPLVGRLPELALVDAQLETARLVTLVGPGGAGKTTLATESARRRPGSLVVELAPAARGEVWEAIAGAVGRRIRLDAANTIPATARERALDALAGGRGPLVLDNCEHVSAEAADVVVELLRTLPDLRVLATSREPLGVPGEAFVDLGPLPLADAVELFAQRMRAASGRTPDDADAPVVERIVSRLDGLPLAVELAAAKTRTLSLAEIDRGLDDRFALLSSGPRAAESRHRTLRALIDWSWDTLDDDERAGLLAAAVFPDGVDAADTAAIGAAMAVPGDVFDRLVDRSLLVRRDGRFRMLETVREYGLQRLRAEGREGATRTAAGRALAELAARRDATLRGPGMRESLAWFDANDENLASALRHVRAVDDADAAIALVRAQLWPWVLRERFEPLQAGLTPFVGAERADSEAAVVVHGAALMLSSLQFADHASDAAADPLEFADAAERLAVAAARYDSDLSAVLAPLLAATAQSLRAGGPWLRELTVPDPAPGAPEWSLAAIVTLRAGAAQNAGDVNTLEGTSAQALELFRRLGDPWGIAFAAQLRAEWLVMAGRLEEALRIAEDAAVVAEGLTSIADAVQQRAAVVGILARLGRWDEARAVLADIEAFARADGSARALVAAQMAAAGLHIAAGDGGSALAALRQDPDESWDGYPEQIRAWWEAKRAQALVLLGRPAEARDALRRAVDPARSSGDQPIAAEVATAIAGWLVATGRTEDAVQALAVSAGLRGGIDATDRFRAWVAERAEAAPTEIPADAASAFAALAAVLD, from the coding sequence GTGCAGGTGAGGTTCTTCGGCGGGCTCGCGGTCGCGGGCGACGCCGGACCGATCCCCATCGCCGGGCGCAATCAGCAGGCGGTGCTCTTCCGCCTCGCCCTCGACGCCGGCACCACCGTGAGCTACCGCGCCCTCGCGGAGGACGTGTGGGGGCTCGACCAGCCCGACGATCCGCGGGCATCGCTGCAGTCGCTCGTGTCGCGCCTGCGCCGGACGCTGCCGGCCGGCGTCGTGGCGGCGGTGCCGGGCGGATACCGCCTCGCGATGCCCCGCGACGCCATCGACGTCGTCCGCTTCGCCGACCTCGTGCGCGCGGCGCGCCACGCCCCGGATGCGGCGACCGCGGCCCGGCTCGCCCGCGACGCCCTCGCGCTGTGGACGGGCGACCCGTGGACCCCGTCCGACGGGTTCGACTGGGCGGTGCGCGATCTGCTCGAGGACCGCGCCCGCGCCGAGGCGATCGTGCGCGAAGCCGCGGCTGCGGCACCACCGCCGACGGCCCCCGCGTCCATCCCCGCTCCGCTGACCCCGCTCGTGGGACGCCTGCCCGAGCTCGCCCTCGTCGACGCGCAGCTGGAGACCGCTCGCCTCGTGACACTCGTCGGCCCGGGCGGCGCCGGGAAGACGACCCTCGCCACGGAGAGCGCGCGACGGCGCCCCGGATCGCTCGTCGTCGAGCTCGCCCCGGCGGCACGGGGCGAGGTGTGGGAGGCGATCGCCGGCGCGGTCGGCCGCCGCATCCGGCTCGACGCCGCCAACACGATACCCGCGACCGCTCGCGAGCGAGCGCTCGACGCGCTCGCCGGCGGGCGCGGACCGCTCGTGCTCGACAACTGCGAGCACGTCTCCGCCGAGGCCGCCGACGTCGTCGTCGAACTGCTGCGGACGCTGCCCGACCTGCGCGTGCTGGCCACGAGCCGCGAGCCCCTCGGGGTGCCCGGCGAGGCGTTCGTCGACCTCGGGCCGCTGCCGCTCGCCGACGCGGTCGAACTGTTCGCGCAGCGCATGCGGGCGGCGAGCGGCCGCACCCCCGACGACGCCGACGCGCCGGTCGTCGAGCGCATCGTCTCGCGCCTGGACGGCCTGCCGCTCGCGGTCGAGCTGGCCGCCGCGAAGACACGGACCCTCTCGCTCGCCGAGATAGACCGGGGCCTGGACGACCGGTTCGCCCTGCTGTCGTCGGGTCCGCGCGCGGCGGAGTCGCGCCACCGCACCCTGCGTGCGCTCATCGACTGGAGCTGGGACACGCTCGACGACGACGAGCGCGCGGGCCTGCTCGCGGCGGCCGTGTTCCCCGACGGGGTCGACGCCGCCGACACCGCCGCGATCGGAGCCGCGATGGCGGTCCCCGGCGACGTGTTCGATCGGCTCGTCGACCGGTCGCTGCTCGTGCGCCGCGACGGACGGTTCCGGATGCTGGAGACCGTGCGCGAGTACGGCCTCCAGCGCCTCCGCGCCGAGGGCCGGGAAGGGGCGACCCGCACCGCCGCCGGCCGGGCGCTCGCCGAGCTTGCGGCACGTCGCGACGCGACGCTGCGCGGGCCGGGGATGCGCGAGAGCCTCGCGTGGTTCGACGCCAACGACGAGAACCTGGCGTCGGCGCTCCGCCACGTCCGCGCCGTCGACGACGCGGACGCAGCGATCGCCCTCGTGCGCGCGCAGCTGTGGCCGTGGGTGCTGCGGGAGCGCTTCGAGCCGCTCCAGGCCGGGCTCACTCCCTTCGTCGGCGCCGAGCGCGCCGACTCCGAGGCGGCGGTGGTGGTGCACGGCGCGGCGCTCATGCTGAGCTCGCTGCAGTTCGCGGACCACGCCTCCGACGCCGCCGCCGACCCGCTCGAGTTCGCCGACGCGGCCGAGCGGCTCGCCGTCGCGGCCGCCCGCTACGACTCCGACCTGTCGGCGGTGCTCGCACCCCTGCTGGCCGCGACCGCGCAGAGCCTGCGCGCCGGCGGACCGTGGCTGCGGGAGCTCACGGTCCCCGATCCCGCGCCCGGCGCTCCGGAGTGGTCGCTCGCGGCGATCGTCACCCTCCGCGCCGGCGCCGCGCAGAACGCGGGCGACGTCAACACGCTGGAAGGCACGAGCGCGCAGGCGCTCGAGCTGTTCCGCCGTCTCGGCGACCCGTGGGGCATCGCGTTCGCCGCCCAGCTGCGTGCGGAATGGCTCGTGATGGCCGGTCGGCTCGAGGAGGCGCTGCGCATCGCGGAGGACGCGGCCGTCGTCGCCGAGGGCCTCACCTCGATCGCGGATGCGGTGCAGCAGCGTGCGGCCGTCGTCGGGATCCTCGCCCGGCTCGGCCGGTGGGACGAGGCGCGCGCGGTCCTCGCCGACATCGAGGCGTTCGCCCGGGCCGACGGCTCGGCCCGCGCCCTCGTGGCGGCGCAGATGGCCGCGGCGGGCCTGCACATCGCCGCCGGCGACGGCGGGAGCGCGCTGGCGGCCCTGCGCCAGGACCCCGACGAGAGCTGGGACGGCTACCCGGAGCAGATCCGGGCGTGGTGGGAGGCCAAACGCGCGCAGGCCCTCGTCCTGCTCGGTCGTCCCGCCGAGGCCCGGGACGCGCTGCGCCGGGCCGTCGACCCCGCGCGCAGCAGCGGGGACCAGCCGATCGCCGCCGAGGTGGCGACGGCGATCGCAGGATGGCTCGTGGCCACGGGGCGGACGGAAGATGCCGTGCAGGCGCTCGCGGTGTCCGCCGGCCTGCGCGGCGGCATAGACGCGACCGACCGCTTCCGCGCGTGGGTCGCCGAGCGCGCGGAAGCGGCGCCGACGGAGATCCCCGCCGACGCCGCATCCGCGTTCGCCGCTCTGGCGGCCGTGCTGGACTGA
- a CDS encoding ABC transporter permease, with translation MSALTITPVADRDLRTHAGLGQAVRNTVTMAYRGLLKIRRTPEQLIDVTVQPILFTLMFTYIFGGAIAGDVQSYLPIIIPGILVQTVITTSVVTGVQLREDMDKGVFDRFRSLPIARIAPLSGALLADTVRYAIATTLTFTMGYIMGFRPAGGLGAVLAAALLVVFSSWAVSWIFAFFGVIARTASSVQGISLVILFPLTFLSNAFVPANTMPSWLQWFVDVNPISHLVTAVRDLVNAGVVGSDLVATLVGAVVIVAIFAPLTVRAYLRKA, from the coding sequence ATGAGCGCCCTCACCATCACCCCCGTCGCCGACCGCGACCTGCGCACCCACGCCGGGCTCGGGCAGGCGGTGCGCAACACCGTAACGATGGCCTACCGCGGCCTGCTGAAGATCCGGCGCACCCCCGAGCAGCTCATCGACGTCACGGTGCAGCCGATCCTGTTCACGCTCATGTTCACGTACATCTTCGGCGGCGCGATCGCCGGCGACGTGCAGAGCTACCTGCCGATCATCATCCCCGGCATCCTCGTGCAGACCGTCATCACCACCTCGGTCGTCACCGGCGTGCAGCTGCGGGAGGACATGGACAAGGGCGTGTTCGACCGGTTCCGCTCGCTCCCGATCGCGCGCATCGCGCCGCTGTCGGGCGCGCTCCTGGCCGACACCGTGCGGTACGCGATCGCGACGACGCTCACGTTCACGATGGGCTACATCATGGGCTTCCGCCCGGCGGGCGGCCTCGGGGCCGTGCTGGCCGCGGCGCTCCTGGTGGTGTTCAGCTCGTGGGCGGTCAGCTGGATCTTCGCGTTCTTCGGCGTGATCGCCCGCACCGCCTCGAGCGTCCAGGGCATCTCGCTCGTGATCCTCTTCCCGCTGACGTTCCTCTCGAACGCCTTCGTGCCCGCGAACACGATGCCGTCGTGGCTCCAGTGGTTCGTGGACGTGAATCCGATCTCTCACCTCGTGACGGCGGTGCGCGACCTCGTGAACGCGGGTGTCGTCGGCTCCGACCTGGTGGCGACACTCGTCGGCGCGGTCGTGATCGTCGCGATCTTCGCACCGCTCACGGTGCGGGCCTACCTGCGCAAGGCGTAG
- a CDS encoding glycine--tRNA ligase codes for MAEQSRLDKVIALARHRGFVFQAGEIYGGSRSAWDYGPLGTELKENIRRQWWQTFVRGRGDMVGLDSSIILPKRVWEASGHVETFTDPLVECLHCHKRFRADTLLEDFEARKGRPAENGLLDVPCPNCGTKGQYTEPKAFSGLVKTYLGVVDDESGLFYLRPETAQGIFVNFGNVLTASRRKPPFGVGQVGKAFRNEITPGNFIFRTREFEQMEIEYFTPPAEAGEWFDRWVEDCWNWFVDLGIDADNMRRFDVPEEDRAHYSAGTIDVEYRFGFPGKEWGELMGIANRTDFDLKNHSEASGQSLTFFDQASGEKYTPYVIEPSFGLTRAMMAFLVDAYVEEEVPNAKGGADTRTVLKLDPRLAPVKAAVLPLSRNERLSPLAREVADSLRGAWAIDFDDAGAIGRRYRRQDEIGTPFCVTVDFDSLEDRAVTVRDRDTMGQERVPLENLHAYLAERLRGA; via the coding sequence GTGGCCGAACAGTCCCGCCTCGACAAGGTCATCGCCCTCGCCCGCCACCGCGGGTTCGTCTTCCAGGCGGGCGAGATCTACGGCGGATCGCGCTCGGCGTGGGACTACGGTCCGCTCGGCACGGAGCTGAAGGAGAACATCCGCCGCCAGTGGTGGCAGACGTTCGTGCGCGGTCGCGGCGACATGGTGGGCCTGGACTCGTCGATCATCCTCCCCAAGCGCGTGTGGGAGGCGTCGGGCCACGTGGAGACGTTCACCGACCCGCTCGTGGAGTGCCTTCACTGCCACAAGCGCTTCCGCGCCGACACGCTGCTCGAGGACTTCGAGGCGCGCAAGGGCCGCCCTGCTGAGAACGGGCTTCTCGACGTGCCGTGCCCGAACTGCGGCACGAAGGGGCAGTACACCGAGCCCAAGGCGTTCTCGGGCCTCGTGAAGACCTACCTCGGCGTCGTCGACGACGAGTCGGGCCTGTTCTACCTGCGCCCCGAGACCGCGCAGGGCATCTTCGTGAACTTCGGCAACGTGCTGACCGCGTCTCGCCGCAAGCCGCCGTTCGGCGTGGGCCAGGTCGGCAAGGCCTTCCGCAACGAAATCACGCCCGGCAACTTCATCTTCCGCACGCGCGAGTTCGAGCAGATGGAGATCGAGTACTTCACGCCTCCCGCTGAGGCGGGCGAGTGGTTCGACCGCTGGGTGGAGGACTGCTGGAACTGGTTCGTCGACCTCGGCATCGACGCAGACAACATGCGCCGCTTCGACGTGCCCGAGGAGGACCGCGCACACTACTCGGCGGGCACGATCGACGTCGAGTACCGCTTCGGCTTCCCGGGCAAGGAGTGGGGCGAGCTCATGGGCATCGCCAACCGCACCGACTTCGACCTCAAGAACCACTCCGAGGCGTCGGGGCAGAGCCTCACGTTCTTCGACCAGGCCTCCGGCGAGAAGTACACGCCGTACGTCATCGAGCCCTCGTTCGGCCTGACGCGCGCGATGATGGCGTTCCTCGTCGACGCGTACGTCGAGGAGGAGGTGCCCAACGCCAAGGGCGGCGCCGACACGCGCACCGTGCTCAAGCTCGACCCGCGCCTGGCGCCGGTGAAGGCCGCGGTGCTGCCGCTGTCGCGCAACGAGCGCCTCTCTCCGCTCGCACGCGAGGTCGCCGACTCCCTCCGCGGTGCGTGGGCGATCGACTTCGACGACGCCGGCGCGATCGGCCGCCGCTACCGCCGCCAGGACGAGATCGGCACGCCGTTCTGCGTCACGGTCGACTTCGATTCGCTCGAGGACCGCGCCGTCACCGTGCGCGATCGCGACACGATGGGCCAGGAGCGCGTGCCGCTCGAGAACCTGCACGCCTACCTCGCCGAGCGCCTGCGCGGCGCCTGA